From Arthrobacter sp. FW306-2-2C-D06B, a single genomic window includes:
- a CDS encoding NAD-dependent epimerase/dehydratase family protein — protein sequence MKVIVIGGSGHIGSFLVPRLVRAGHEVINISRGTHKSYGDAPEWQQVSQVIADRQQEDRDGTFGDRVAARQADVVVDLVCFTLESASLLVNRLRGEAGHLLHCGSVWRYGQSLKLPIAEASGSAAAPFGEYGIQKDRIARMLKEETDDGGLVTTSVHPGHIVGPGWHPIGPLGNLDPAVWYTLSAGQPLQVPGSGSELMHHVHADDVAQAFEKAIQNRDAAAGEDFNIVAPTALTVRGYADIAAGWFGQSATLETVTWGHLRESTTPEYAESSWGHLYRSHCFTTEKAKSLLGYAPRYQPEEAVLESITWLIERGQLRVANPLRVLAG from the coding sequence ATGAAGGTCATCGTCATCGGCGGCAGCGGTCACATCGGATCTTTCCTCGTGCCCCGGCTGGTGCGCGCCGGCCATGAAGTCATCAACATCAGCCGTGGCACCCACAAAAGCTATGGCGACGCGCCCGAATGGCAGCAGGTGAGCCAGGTCATCGCCGACCGGCAGCAAGAGGACCGGGACGGCACTTTCGGTGACAGGGTCGCGGCGCGGCAGGCCGACGTCGTCGTCGATCTGGTCTGTTTCACGCTCGAATCGGCGAGCTTGCTCGTCAACCGGCTCCGCGGGGAGGCCGGGCACCTGCTGCACTGCGGCTCGGTGTGGCGGTACGGCCAGAGCCTCAAGCTGCCGATCGCTGAGGCGTCCGGATCGGCGGCAGCCCCGTTCGGCGAGTACGGCATCCAGAAGGACCGGATCGCGCGGATGCTGAAAGAGGAGACCGACGACGGCGGACTGGTCACCACGTCCGTGCACCCTGGCCATATCGTCGGGCCCGGTTGGCACCCGATCGGCCCGCTCGGGAACCTCGACCCCGCCGTCTGGTACACCCTCTCTGCCGGCCAGCCGCTGCAAGTCCCCGGAAGCGGCTCCGAACTGATGCACCACGTGCACGCGGACGACGTCGCCCAAGCGTTCGAGAAAGCCATCCAGAACCGCGACGCGGCAGCAGGCGAGGACTTCAACATCGTCGCCCCCACAGCGCTCACCGTCCGCGGATACGCCGACATCGCCGCCGGCTGGTTCGGCCAGTCAGCAACGTTGGAGACGGTCACGTGGGGACACCTCCGCGAATCGACCACACCGGAGTACGCCGAGTCGAGCTGGGGCCACCTCTACCGCAGCCATTGCTTCACGACCGAGAAGGCCAAGTCCCTGTTGGGCTACGCTCCCCGGTACCAGCCCGAAGAAGCTGTGCTGGAATCCATCACCTGGCTGATCGAGCGCGGGCAGCTCCGCGTCGCAAATCCGCTAAGGGTCCTGGCGGGCTGA
- a CDS encoding GAF and ANTAR domain-containing protein, translating to MTNSEPRPTHTGLAGLVADPNQDLGITLQALVLETADVDEFLGALANLAAAALTTASNGVSCGLTVITKKKGFTTASSDERVRALDELQIEFGDGPCLTALRHSSLILVADTRGESRWSDYMEAVWRNGIGSVLAVPLDVAGDAEAVMNLYSTTPHGFTGPDITAAEDFAYSAAKSLSLALMISQLRNARDDLTAAMQSRSTIDTAVGIVMAQNRFGRDAAFKVLTRASNSRNVKLRDIAAHVVASVSGETDPAVYFDE from the coding sequence ATGACTAATTCGGAGCCGAGGCCAACCCACACTGGGTTGGCCGGATTGGTTGCCGACCCGAACCAGGACCTTGGCATCACCCTGCAGGCCCTTGTCTTGGAGACTGCCGACGTCGACGAATTCCTTGGTGCCTTAGCCAATCTGGCAGCGGCCGCACTCACAACTGCCTCCAATGGCGTCTCATGCGGTCTCACCGTGATCACGAAGAAAAAGGGCTTCACCACAGCCAGCAGCGATGAGCGGGTGCGGGCGCTCGATGAACTGCAAATTGAATTCGGCGACGGGCCGTGCCTTACGGCGCTTCGGCACAGTTCACTGATTCTTGTGGCCGATACCCGCGGCGAAAGCCGTTGGAGTGACTACATGGAGGCCGTCTGGCGGAACGGCATTGGATCTGTCCTGGCAGTGCCGCTCGATGTGGCTGGTGATGCCGAGGCCGTCATGAACCTCTATTCGACCACGCCGCACGGGTTTACCGGACCGGACATTACAGCCGCGGAAGACTTCGCCTACAGTGCGGCGAAGTCCCTGAGTCTGGCTTTGATGATCTCCCAGTTGCGTAACGCCCGGGACGATCTCACCGCTGCCATGCAGTCCCGCTCGACGATCGATACCGCCGTCGGGATTGTCATGGCGCAGAACCGATTCGGACGCGACGCTGCCTTCAAGGTTTTGACCCGGGCCTCGAACAGTCGAAACGTCAAACTCCGGGATATAGCCGCTCATGTCGTTGCCTCTGTGTCGGGCGAGACGGATCCGGCAGTCTACTTCGACGAATAG
- a CDS encoding GAF and ANTAR domain-containing protein, translated as MASNNAVPTTEQLQDLLLESPGFTEFLLGLATISASLLDGREPLLCAITVERDGGPSTVASSTAAAQRLDEKQYTFDDGPCLTALRHQHRVLIDDLQADGRWAQYAHQVEGEGIRSVLAVPIQTDSSSRAALNCYAYTTGIFNEATVSRVLEHAETISKTLRLALRLHVPEPHPEHLRSALQSRAVVDAALSLIMLQNRCGRDRAMELLQLAARDSSRRLHDIATDILSASVPRDWTSSSAVHD; from the coding sequence ATGGCCAGTAATAACGCAGTTCCCACTACAGAGCAATTGCAGGACCTCCTGCTTGAAAGTCCCGGCTTCACCGAATTTCTCCTAGGCTTGGCCACCATCTCAGCGTCCTTGTTGGACGGTCGGGAACCTCTTTTGTGCGCCATCACTGTGGAGCGGGATGGCGGTCCCTCAACGGTGGCCAGTAGTACGGCTGCGGCGCAGCGCTTGGACGAAAAGCAATACACGTTCGACGACGGCCCTTGCCTTACGGCGTTGCGTCACCAACATCGCGTGCTGATTGATGATCTGCAGGCCGATGGCCGTTGGGCACAGTACGCCCACCAGGTGGAAGGCGAAGGTATTCGCTCTGTGCTGGCGGTGCCAATCCAAACAGACTCGTCGTCACGCGCAGCCCTCAATTGCTACGCCTATACCACCGGAATCTTCAACGAGGCCACCGTTTCCCGCGTGCTAGAGCATGCCGAAACAATCTCGAAAACACTGAGGTTGGCGCTGCGGCTTCATGTCCCGGAGCCGCACCCTGAACACCTGCGATCCGCCTTGCAATCGCGAGCCGTGGTGGACGCTGCTTTGTCCTTGATCATGCTCCAGAATCGTTGTGGACGGGACCGCGCCATGGAACTGCTCCAGCTCGCGGCGCGGGATAGCAGCCGGCGGCTTCACGACATCGCCACCGATATTTTGAGCGCATCAGTCCCCCGGGATTGGACTTCCTCCAGTGCGGTCCATGACTAA
- a CDS encoding YegP family protein: MAGHFEVFTDNGGSCRVRLVDEFGKELAVSSPFRDTDAAVRGIYTFREIAASGLIEDHTSRF; the protein is encoded by the coding sequence ATGGCGGGACACTTTGAAGTGTTCACTGACAACGGAGGCAGCTGCAGGGTGCGGCTGGTTGACGAGTTCGGGAAAGAGCTTGCCGTCTCCTCACCATTCCGGGACACGGACGCAGCGGTCCGCGGGATCTATACCTTCCGTGAGATCGCGGCGAGCGGGCTGATCGAAGACCATACTTCCCGATTTTGA
- a CDS encoding helix-turn-helix transcriptional regulator produces MSSKDEVRAFLMSRRANITPSQTDLQDFGGQRRVPGLRRSEVAMLAGVSLDYYTRLERGNLRGVSEHVLNALANALQLNELEREYLFGLARTATAPTAAARTVQKKPVVRESVQRVLDSMGVPAVVWNRQHDLVASNLMGRALYSPQFESDSPNLARFIFLDPRAKDYYVDWPLARQMTAAMLRMEAGRDPLNAELTALIGELSTRSPEFRSNWAERDVHEHRTGRKLFKHPVVGVVDVTYDVFEMPGEKGLWIGIYSVEEDSESAEKFALLASWAATNDQLAAQGPAPPSSVHPDQNQTLTAKSSRSTGEQ; encoded by the coding sequence ATGAGTTCGAAAGATGAAGTGCGGGCGTTTCTGATGTCCCGCCGCGCCAACATCACGCCGTCCCAGACCGATCTGCAGGATTTCGGCGGGCAGCGCCGCGTACCCGGCCTCCGACGCTCAGAAGTGGCCATGCTTGCAGGGGTTAGCCTCGACTACTACACCCGTCTTGAGAGGGGGAACCTCCGCGGGGTGTCAGAGCATGTACTGAACGCCCTCGCCAATGCCCTGCAGCTCAACGAGCTCGAACGGGAATATCTTTTCGGACTCGCCCGCACCGCTACGGCGCCCACCGCCGCCGCCCGGACAGTGCAGAAGAAGCCGGTAGTGCGCGAATCGGTGCAACGGGTTTTGGACAGCATGGGCGTTCCGGCCGTGGTGTGGAACCGTCAACATGACCTCGTCGCCTCCAACCTCATGGGGCGGGCGTTGTACTCGCCGCAGTTCGAATCCGACAGTCCCAACCTCGCGAGGTTTATCTTCCTGGACCCCCGGGCGAAAGACTATTACGTGGACTGGCCGCTGGCCAGGCAGATGACAGCAGCAATGCTCCGCATGGAAGCAGGACGCGATCCGCTGAACGCCGAGCTGACCGCCCTGATCGGGGAGCTCTCCACCCGCAGCCCGGAGTTCCGTTCGAACTGGGCTGAGCGAGACGTGCACGAGCACCGCACCGGCCGGAAGCTGTTCAAGCATCCGGTGGTGGGGGTTGTTGACGTTACATACGATGTGTTTGAGATGCCGGGGGAGAAGGGGCTATGGATCGGGATCTATAGCGTCGAGGAGGATAGCGAATCCGCGGAGAAGTTCGCACTCCTCGCCAGCTGGGCCGCCACCAACGACCAGCTCGCCGCGCAAGGGCCCGCGCCGCCGTCGTCCGTTCATCCAGACCAGAACCAAACACTCACAGCTAAATCATCACGAAGCACTGGAGAGCAATGA
- a CDS encoding MFS transporter, with translation MPSTDLKAAGLKSAVHSRGGLPPVVFVLTAGTFLMQTTEFFIAGLLPELASDLRVSVPHAGLLITIFAVGMIIGSPAMIILTLRLQRRLTLMLSLLLFAVGHVLVAVSPSFEVIFAARFVTACATGAFWSVAVVVATRAAGPAAGSRALGVVMGGGSLATVVGVPLGAFAGQIAGWRAPFWALAILAAAAAVFIVRFVPHEEPAGATPSLSSEFAALRSGRLGLALASCALIMGGVLATYSYIAPLLTDRAGVPAAMLPWVLCCFGVGALLGNYTGGRLGDHRPYATTITAAVAATLFLLALCVFSEQALPVVILITLAGFAGFVVNPVAFALAVKFAGKAPTLASALTTASFNFGIAAGSWAAGLALSSAAGETGPPAVGAAIASLTIVSLGVLAAGQRRASRTSANAGQAPSGERECVGSSL, from the coding sequence ATGCCATCAACGGATCTCAAAGCGGCCGGGTTGAAAAGCGCCGTACATTCACGCGGCGGACTGCCACCGGTGGTGTTCGTTCTCACCGCCGGAACATTCCTGATGCAGACAACCGAGTTCTTCATAGCCGGTCTGCTGCCCGAACTCGCCAGCGACCTCCGGGTCAGCGTTCCGCACGCGGGCCTCCTCATCACCATCTTCGCCGTAGGGATGATCATCGGATCACCGGCGATGATCATCTTGACCCTGCGCCTCCAGCGTCGGCTCACCCTGATGCTCTCGCTCCTGCTGTTCGCGGTCGGTCATGTCCTGGTCGCCGTTAGCCCGAGCTTCGAAGTCATCTTCGCGGCCCGGTTTGTCACAGCCTGTGCTACAGGCGCCTTCTGGTCCGTCGCCGTCGTGGTGGCGACCCGAGCGGCAGGCCCCGCGGCCGGATCGCGCGCGCTCGGCGTCGTCATGGGTGGAGGAAGCCTGGCGACAGTGGTTGGCGTCCCGCTCGGGGCGTTCGCGGGGCAGATCGCCGGCTGGCGGGCTCCTTTCTGGGCCTTGGCCATCCTCGCGGCCGCCGCCGCGGTGTTTATCGTCCGCTTCGTCCCGCACGAAGAGCCCGCCGGGGCGACGCCGTCCCTGAGCTCTGAGTTCGCGGCACTCCGGTCCGGACGATTGGGGCTGGCCCTGGCCTCCTGTGCCTTGATCATGGGAGGCGTCCTGGCCACGTACAGCTATATCGCGCCCCTGTTGACGGACCGTGCCGGCGTCCCGGCTGCGATGCTGCCGTGGGTGCTGTGCTGCTTCGGCGTGGGCGCGCTCCTCGGCAATTACACGGGAGGCAGGCTCGGAGACCACCGGCCGTACGCCACCACCATCACAGCTGCCGTCGCGGCCACGCTCTTCCTTCTCGCATTGTGCGTGTTTTCGGAGCAGGCCCTGCCTGTCGTCATCCTGATCACCCTGGCAGGCTTCGCCGGGTTCGTGGTGAATCCCGTGGCGTTCGCGCTTGCGGTCAAGTTCGCTGGCAAGGCCCCGACGCTTGCGTCCGCGCTGACCACGGCCTCGTTCAACTTCGGCATTGCCGCCGGCTCGTGGGCGGCGGGCCTGGCCCTCAGCTCCGCGGCAGGCGAAACCGGGCCACCGGCAGTCGGAGCGGCGATCGCGTCTTTGACCATCGTTTCGCTCGGGGTGCTGGCGGCCGGCCAGCGCCGAGCCTCGCGGACAAGCGCGAACGCCGGCCAGGCGCCATCCGGGGAACGCGAGTGCGTTGGCTCGTCGCTGTAA
- a CDS encoding DUF4190 domain-containing protein, translating into MTEPLAPYAQPAPAVPAPSKGSGFGTAALVLGILAIVFSIIPIVGFVAFLLGPLAIIFGVIGLTRKFSKKGTSAAGLILGVLSVIIAIIVTAIIGAAAQSVSDSVNKEHKIEYVVTVTGKAHVSYWTDGGTSNEDITANWKKDVTAKGFNLSSLIVTGDYSSPTNVTCEILVDGQSVSKNSGSGTTAMASCTGSSK; encoded by the coding sequence ATGACCGAACCACTCGCACCGTACGCCCAGCCTGCACCGGCCGTCCCCGCGCCCTCGAAGGGCAGCGGCTTCGGCACCGCCGCCCTCGTGCTGGGTATTCTTGCCATCGTCTTTTCGATCATCCCGATCGTCGGCTTCGTCGCCTTTCTGCTCGGCCCACTTGCCATCATTTTCGGCGTCATTGGGTTGACCCGTAAGTTCTCCAAGAAGGGAACCTCTGCTGCCGGACTTATCCTGGGCGTTCTCTCCGTGATCATCGCCATCATCGTGACTGCCATCATCGGCGCTGCGGCTCAGAGCGTCAGCGACTCGGTGAACAAGGAACACAAGATCGAGTACGTCGTCACCGTCACCGGAAAGGCTCATGTCTCCTACTGGACCGATGGAGGCACCTCGAACGAGGACATCACGGCCAACTGGAAGAAGGACGTCACCGCCAAGGGCTTCAACCTGAGCTCTTTGATCGTCACGGGTGATTACTCGAGCCCGACCAACGTCACCTGCGAAATCCTGGTCGACGGCCAAAGCGTGTCAAAGAATAGCGGCTCCGGAACCACCGCCATGGCATCCTGCACCGGCAGCAGCAAGTAG
- a CDS encoding GAF and ANTAR domain-containing protein: MIARIHGLLLTEEKVDRAVQLLARAIKDSVSGATGAGVSLLDSRGRRTSSASTDEMVTLADALQYDLGQGPCLTAWAMEETVIVQYVATDPRWPDWTDAVKDMSIRSVVSTPLLAEQECIGALKIYSDLAGAFGEDAACVLELFAAPAATLLANIQTSEAPHRISGALAESLHSRDLVNRACGILMQRHSLTVDLALAELMRRARRQNSTLGQISADLVAGIPAALD; encoded by the coding sequence GTGATTGCGCGAATCCACGGCCTGCTGCTCACGGAAGAGAAAGTGGACCGCGCCGTGCAGTTGCTGGCCCGAGCCATCAAGGATTCCGTGTCCGGAGCCACCGGCGCGGGGGTCTCTCTTCTGGATTCGAGGGGCAGGCGAACCAGCAGCGCCTCCACGGACGAAATGGTCACCCTTGCGGATGCCCTCCAGTACGACCTGGGCCAAGGGCCCTGCCTGACAGCCTGGGCCATGGAAGAAACAGTGATCGTCCAGTACGTCGCAACAGATCCGCGCTGGCCGGACTGGACTGACGCTGTGAAGGACATGTCCATCCGTTCGGTGGTCAGCACTCCCTTGCTTGCCGAGCAAGAATGCATTGGTGCCTTGAAGATCTATTCGGACCTTGCCGGCGCTTTCGGGGAGGACGCGGCCTGTGTGTTGGAACTATTTGCCGCCCCCGCTGCCACGTTGCTTGCGAACATCCAGACCAGCGAAGCCCCCCATCGCATCAGCGGAGCCTTGGCTGAATCCCTCCATAGTCGCGACTTGGTCAACCGGGCCTGCGGCATACTGATGCAGCGCCATTCCTTGACCGTTGACCTAGCCCTTGCCGAACTGATGCGCCGCGCCCGGCGCCAGAACAGCACACTGGGCCAGATCAGTGCCGATCTCGTCGCCGGGATTCCGGCGGCCCTGGACTAA